The window TCGCAGAACGAGCGAATCACGTTCGTCTCCATGTCGGCGCGCAGGGTGATGCGGATTGCGGCCTTGTTTTGCGGCACTACGGGGAAAAAGACCGCTGAAGTGAAATACCCCAGGTCGGCCAATTCGACCGCCAGGCTGTTGGCCAGGGCTGCTTCACCGCATGTCACCAGGCGGATCGCCATGGCATTGCCGAGTTGTTCGGTGCGGATGAGGCTGTCGAAGAGGCGGATATTAGCCTGCAAACGCTCCTGCAAGGCGCTGAATTCTCGACTGCGGTGCAGGCGGATCGAGGCAATGCCGGCGCCAATGGCCGCCGCGTTCAGGCTCTGGGACCAATTGCTCGGCCCGCCGTAGCGCTGCACCAGTGTTTTTTGCCGTTCACTGCCAAACATCGCCAGGCCGCCACTGGCCCCGAATGATTTGGCCAGCGAGGCGACAATCAGCGTGCGCTCGTCCACGGCGTGCAAGCGTGACCGGACCAGGCCCGCTCCGCATTGCCCTACGGCGGACAGCGCGTGGGAGTCATCCAGATAGAGAAACAGGCCATAGCGCTGTTTGAGGTACAACAGGCTGTCCATATCCGTCACCCCGCCCATGCTGTAGGCCCCATCGGCCACATACGCCACGTTGCGCTGTCGTTTGCACACGTCCTCGAGAAAGTCCATGTCGTTGTGGGGCCCGGTGATGACTTGGGTTTCATCGGCGCAGGCAGCCTTGACGTGGTTCATCGAGTAATGGGCATGTTTGTCAAACACCATGACCGGCGGCCGATTGTCGGTGAGCACGCCGCTGGCCAGCAACGGCAGGATCCCGGCGCTCGCTGCGCTGCATGACAGGGCGCTGAGACAACTGGCGCCAAACAACTCCGACAATTGGGTTTCGTATCGGTCCAGGATCGCCAGTTTGCAGCGGTTTTTCGAGTTGGCGACGCGCAAGGTCCCGGTTTCCCACAGGGCCGTCATGGCCCCGTCCAGCAACGCCGGATGGTGATCCAGGCCCAGATAGGACGTGGTACAGAAGTGGTGAAAGGTTCGGCCGTACTGGTCGACCAGGACATTGGGTGTCTTGACCTCGACATTCAGCCCTGAGATTTTTCCGACTTCGGCGCTCTGCCAGTCCTGGTCCGCCAGGGAAATGACCTTACGGTAGTTGGTGTAGCGATGGGTTGGCTGTGCAGTCTGGTTCATGGTGCGCTTACATTCCTTGGTTGAGTGGTGCTGTCCGTGGGTGGTTTCGATATCTGTGTGTTTCCAGACTTTACAGATCGTTATGCAGGGCTTTGAATCGGCCGTTTCCGGCGTGTTTGAGTGTTACCGGAGACTTCTGTGTAGGATCTTGCCTAAGGGGCTGGGCGGGGAATCCATTTGCGCTGTCGGAGCTGGGCAAAGCGATGCTTTCACCCTTGAGCCTGCTGCACTTGACCCATCCGTTTCTTTTCCAAAGGTTGCTTGTCGATGCTCTCAGGCTTCAATCATCTGACACTTGCCGTCACCGAGCTGGACCCCAGTGTGGTTTTTTATAGCGAGCTATTGCAGCTTCGTCTTGAGGCCAGGTGGGACAAAGGGGCCTATTTGTCGCTGCCCGGACTATGGCTGTGCCTGTCTGTTGACCCGTTGCGCAAAAAGGGGGCTGCGGCGGACTACACCCATTACGCATTCAGTATCCGTGCCGAGGACTTCCCGGTGCTGGTGGCGCGGCTCAATGCGGCCCAGGTGGTGACGTGGCGCGACAACCGCAGCGAAGGGGACTCGTTTTACTTTCTCGACCCGGACGGGCACAAACTCGAAATCCATGTGGGAGATCTGACGTCCCGCCTGCAGGCCTGTCGACAGGCGCCTTACGCCGCCATGGAGTTTTTTACGGCTCCCTGATTCTTCGCCTCGCCTGTGCAGCCGTGCCGAGCTGCTGCATGGGTCGATATTGCCATTGCTGATAACAATCAGTTTTTTGGGCGGCCCGTTGGCCTACGCTATCCTCATGGGTATTGTTGGCGCGAATCGGTTGTTGGCCAGCAAGGCGCAGGGCTGACGTGCCGGCTGCGCAGGCAAGGCTTTTTTCAACGATGCATTATCGGAAGACCACCAGCCCCATGGACACTCGCAATCGTGCGCCGCTGGCCAGTTACATGGATCTTTTGCTGGACGCCGTGTGTGCCGTCGACGGCCAGGGGCGTTTCGTGTTTGTCAGCGCCGCTTGTGAACGCATTTTCGGTTACACCCCGCAGGAGTTGATCGGCCAGCCGATGATCGACCTGGTGCATCCTGCCGACCGCCAGCGGACTCTTGATGCGGCGCGGGAGATCATGGACGGCGAACCCAAGCTCAATTTCGAGAACCGCTACCTGCACAAGGACGGTCGGGTGGTGCATATCCTGTGGTCGGCGCGCTGGTCGCCGGCGGACCAGTTGCGGATCGCCGTGGCCCGGGATATCACCGAGCGCAAGCAGGCCGAGTCTCGGCAGGCGGCGTTGTATGCGATCTCCGAGGCCGCCCATGCGGCTGCGGACCTGCTGGCGTTGTTCAAGCGCATCCACCTGATCATTGGCGAGTGGCTGCCGGCGCTGAATTTTTCGGTGGCGCTGTATGACGAGCAGTGCGAGCAGTTGAACTTTGCCTATCACGTCGATGACCTGGAACGACAGCCCGATGGGCCGGGCTCAGTCACCAAGCGCCTGTGCGCCGAAGTGATTCGCAGCGGCCAACCGATCTTGCTGACCCCCGGTTGCAGTCAGTTGCCATCGGGGTTCTGCGACCTTGTGGCGCAACCGAACGCTCCCTGCTGGCTGGGTGTACCGCTGATCTCGCAAAACGGCACGATCGGTGCGTTGATCGTCAAGAGCACGCAAGACAATCAGCGCTACACCGAGCAAGACAAGGAGTTGCTGCAATACGTCTGTGCGCAGCTCACCATCGCCATCGAGCGCCAGCAATTGCACGCCCGGTTGCAGCGCATGGCTCAGTACGATCAGTTGACCCAGGTGCCAAACCGCGAATTGCTGCGCGAACGCTTCAAGGCCGCACTGGCCACCGCCCGGACGGCGTCTGGGCGCATGGCGCTGCTGTATATCGACCTGGATCGCTTCAAGCAGATCAACGATACCTACGGCCACGCGGTGGGCGACATGTTGTTGCAGGCGGTGGCCAGCCGGCTTCAGGGCTGTGTGCGCGACACCGATACGGTGGCGCGTATTGGCGGCGATGAGTTCGTTGTCCTGCTCCATAGTGTCCAGGCCTTGGAAGATGCCCACCATGTGCAGGAAAAGATCCGTCATGCACTGACCCAGCCGCTGCGCCTGGACGGGCATTGCCTGAGTATCGAGCCGAGCATCGGAGTGGCCTGTTTCCCCGAGCATGGCCTGGAAGATGTCGCACTGTTCCGCCACGCCGATGAGGCGATGTACGCCGCTAAACGCCAGAATCACAAGGCGTTCGATATTTGACTACGGGCCACCGTTCGTCGTGGCACGCAACGAATTTTCAAACCTTTCAGTTCGCGACCCTTTCGAATATCAGGTGGGGCCCGCTCGCCGGAAACATTGCCCTGGATCGAACGAAGGCGTCTGGATCGGGTCGCACATGTGGGAGAACCACCCACTTCATCGTCGTCGAGAGGCACCCGTTGAAGCCGGTATCGGCCGTATTCGGGACAGACGTTTGTCCACATCGTTACAGGTGGTTCTGATTCAGCGGCGAGAAATCTGCCGCAACTTTTTAGAGGAGGGCGTGACCATGAGCCGGATGGCCACCTTTTTACGTAGCACCAGTCTCGTCGTGCTGATGGGCCTGGGGGTTAACAGTGCCTGGGCACAATCGCCTGCCGAGTTTATCAACGATGCTTCGGCCAAAGGCATGGCCGACATCGAGGCCAGCCGCATGGCCCACGGCAAGGCCGAGTCCAGGGAAGTCAAGGATTACACCATCATGGTGATCAACGACCGCACCACCGCCAACCAGCATCTGGCCAAGATTGCGAAGAAACTCGACCTGCCTGTCGCGCCACGGGAAGAAGTGGCAGACAAGGCCAAGACGCTGATGCCGCAAGTGCCGGAAGGCGAGTCGTTCGAGGCTGCCTATGCCGCCAGCCAGGTCAAGGCTACCGAGGAAGCCATTGCGCAGATCCAGGAACAGGCCAAGACCACGGAAGTGCCGGAAATCAAGGCGTTCGCCGACGAAACCCTGCCTAAGTTGCAGACCCACCTCGAAATGGCCCGGGCGCTCCAGGCCAGTCGCTGATTCGCCGCACGTTTAACATTCAGGGCCAGGGCGCTTGCGTCCCGGCTCACCTTGCCCGCCGAAAAGGAGAAGCTCGATGTCCACACGCCGAGAACCCAACCAATACGCGATGCAGAACCCTTTGACCCAATATCCCCGTCCCCCTTTCCCCGACCAGCCGCAGTCGCCACCGGGTATCGATCAGGACATGGTGCCCAAGCCCGATCACGGTGAAAAAAGTTACCAGGGTTTCGGGCGCCTCGAAGGGCGTAAGGCCTTGGTGACCGGTGGCGACTCGGGCATCGGTCGCGCCGCCGCCATTGCCTACGCCCGGGAAGGCGCTGATGTAGCGATCAACTATCTGCCCAGCGAAGAGCGGGATGCACGGCAAGTCATCGAGCTGATCGAGGCCGAGGGTCGCAAGGCGATTGCAATCCCGGGCGATCTGAAGGATGAGCAATTCTGCGTCCAACTGGTGAAAAGCGCCCATGAGCAACTGGGTGGCCTGGATATCCTGGTGAATGTTGCGGGTAAACAGGAAGCACAGAAAGACATTGCCGATATCACCACCGCGCAATTCGATGACACCATGAAAACCAACATCTATGCGATGTTCTGGATCTGCAAGGCCGCATTACCGCTGATGCCGGCGGGGGCGACGGTTATCAACACCGCGTCGATCCAATCCTACGATCCGTCTGCCACCCTGCTGGACTACGCCACCACCAAAGCGGCCATCGTCGCATTCACTAAGGCGCTGGCGGGGCAGGTGATCAGCAAGGGGATACGGGTCAATGCCGTGGCACCGGGGCCGATCTGGACCGTGCTGCAACCCAGCGGTGGACAACCCCAGGAGAAAATCCCCACCTTTGGTTCTCAAGTTCCGATGAAGCGCCCAGGCCAACCGGCCGAGTGTGCACCGCTCTATGTGCTGCTGGCGTCACAGGAGTCGAGCTACATCACCGGGGAAGTGTTTGGCGTGACGGGTGGTAATCCGCTGCCCTGACTTCACGCTTGGCCGCGCGAGTGGCGAAGGCTGCTCGCGCGCCAGTATCAGCACTGATTCAGATCGATCTTGTTTTTTGGCTCCAGGCCTTGCTCGGCACCGAGGTTCTTGGCCTCCTTCTCACCCATGGCCTGGTAGTGCCTTCTCATCGCCTCCAACTGCTTGAGGTCCAGCGACTCCAGCCCGAGCATTGCATCGTGCGCATTTTTGTTCGCCCTGATCAATTCGTCGACCTTCAGATGCAAGATGTCGGTATCGCGGTTCTGTGTGTTCTGAATCAGGAACACCATGAGGAATGTGATGATCGTGGTCGAGGTGTTGATGATCAGTTGCCAGGTATCGTTGAACTGGAAAAACGGCCCGCTGACTGCCCAGAGCACCAACAACACCAGCGCCCCCAAAAACGTCTTGGGACTGCCTGCCCACAGGGCCAGTTTTTGTGCGATTTTTGCGAAGTTCATTGCTGCGTTTCCTTCTGGGACTTACCTGTCTGGTGTGACAGCAATGAAGCGATGAAAATTCTACTTACATTTGCCGCGCAGCCTGAAGTTCAGCGAGCTGCAAGGTCATCGCAACCATTCACCGTATTCAGAGGTCACTGCTTAAAGCCCTCAATCGGAGTACACCATGAATCTCACGCGCACCTTTTTCCTCACCTGTTGCCTGTTCGCCCTGCAGGGCTGCTTCGACAACTCTGACAACGAGACCAAGGACAACACCGATGGCACCAAGTCGTCGGTGCAGATGCAGGAGTCCGGTTCGGAGAAAAAATAACCGGCTTATTGCAAAAAAAATGTGGGAGCGAGCCTGCTCGCGATGGGCAGATCAGTAGGGTTTGACTGATAGGGCGCCATCGCGAGCAGGCTCGCTCCCACAAGGGTTTAGGGCAGAGGTTTAGGGCAGGTTGGTTTTCAACGTCCTTGCTGCAACACCTTCAGCGCCGCCGAGGCCAGAAACCCGGAACGGCTTTTTTCTTCAGGATGGTGCAGCACGTACTCGTCAATACGGTTCAGCAGATAACCAGGCAAGGTGATGTTGAGCTTCTGCGCCTTGCCCAGATATTTGGTCACATCAATATCCACCAGCGCCCAGGTGCAACCTGCGTATTTCGCATTGGCCGCATGCAAGGTGACTGTATTGGCCGATGGAATCGGCGAGCCGTCCTCAGCCAGAATCTCGAAGTGCCCTTCAATCGCCTCGCGGGCCATCGCCATGGCATCGTCCAGGTCATCGCCAGCAGAAAAACAACCCGGAATATCCGGTACTTCTACACCCCAGGCGTGCTTCTCATCGCCCATGGAAATTGCAATCGGGTAAAGCATGTCAATCGTTCTCCGGGAGGGCAGGGCAACTGGCAAATCGGCTATTCACATCACCTCTGTGTGGTGTGCTTGGTGGTTACTATACCCACTTGATTTTTATGATCAACACTATAACCACCAAAAGTCGGTCGGATTTTCGACTCCGATTGCTTCGCTCTTCTCCAATCAGCCTGTCCAAAAGCACTACGACTGCTGCACAAAGCCCAGTCGCACCGCAAACCCAATCAAAAGACTCCCAAATAGCCACTGCTGCAGGCGCTGGGCCGAAGGAGAACGCTGGAGCCAGCGACCGAGCGCCACGCCCACCAGCGCATAGGCGCTATCAAACAATAAGCCGACGCTGACCAACACCACGCCGAGGGTTGCAAATTGCCCAAGCACTGGCCCGCCCTGTGGGTCGATGAACTGTGGCAAAAGCACCGAGCAAAACAGCAGCGCCTTGGGATTGAGCAGGTTGGTCAACAACCCGCGCCGTATCGCCGGGTGCCACTGCCGTCTTCCTGCCTCAACGCCGGCCCCTTCAAAGCTTGGCAACAGCGAAGTCCGCAGGCACTGAAAACCAATCCATAACAAATAAGCGGCACCGGCCAGACGCACCACGTCAAAGGTCCAGGGCGCGGTCTTGAACAACGCCGAAAGCCCCAACGCTGCCAGCGCGACATGACACCCCCGAGCGATCCCCAGGCCTACCGCAGTCGCCAGCGCCGCGCCCTTACCCTGACGAGCGCCGGTTTGCAGAAGCAGGATCATGTCCGGCCCAGGCAACAGATACACCACCACTAACGCCATCAAAAACAACCAGAGCTCTGCCACACCACACCCCCTGCATCGACGATTTCGGTAGTGCCAGTCTATGGCCGACGGGCAGGGCAGGTGGTTGCGAAGTCAGCTTCTAAAGCTTATGAAATTGGCATAACCTGCCAAGTAATCGTGAAGTTCAATCGGAAACTACCAATCCATGAAACTGGACGCCTTCGATCGCAAAATCCTCGCCGCGCTGCAACGCGACGGCCGCTTGAGCAACGTGCAACTGGCGGAGGAAATCGGCCTGTCCGCGTCGCCATGCCTGCGCCGCGTGCGGATGCTGGAAGAAGCCGGCGTCATTCGCGGTTACCAAGCCATCCTCGACCGTGATGAAGTGGGGCTCGGGTTGATGATCTTTGTCGGCGTCAAGGTTGAACGGCACAACGACGAACAGGCCGAAGCGTTTCGCCAAGCGGTCACGGCGTTGCCGGAGGTGATTTCAGCGTTTCTGGTCTCAGGCGAATCGGACTTTCTGTTGCAAGTGGTGGTGCCGGACTTGCGCGCCTACGACCGTTTTCTCACTGGCCGCCTGCTGAAGTTGCCGGGGGTGAGTGACATCCGGAGTAATTTTGCGATTCATACGGTGAAGACGCCGGGGGCGCTGCCGTTGGGGCATTTGCCGGGGGGCGGTTGATATTTTCGGGTTCGCCCGCCAGCACTGACCGGAACCGTGCAAACAATAGGATCCAGCACCCTGCGCATGTTGGCGATGTGCGGCCGGCCCATTTCGCGTCATGCCGCTTGCGCAGGCGGCTTCTTGCAGGCATCCGCGTATTCCCCCTGAATGCCCCTGAGCGCCCGTTACACCGGTTTTGAATTCAGACTCACACTCCAGACACAGTGTTCTATGCTGCTATCAAGTCCCGCGTAGTGATAGTGACCGTAAACGACCGTTCACTGCGGCTCTGTATCCGGCCTTTACCCTTGCCAACGGACGGCGCCTGATATGAACCAGCTGACAAGTTATACCGACACCAACGACCAGTTGAATCAACGCATCTTGAACAACCTGGAAGCGGGGCGGCCTGGCGGTCTGAAAGTAGATCTTTATCTGGGCGACCAACCTACGCTGGATCTGACCACGAATAACCTGACGCTTTTATCGAGCCAGCAATACCCTTACACAGCCCTTGGAACGATAGGCATACGAAAGTTGCTGGATCCACCCGAGAGTAGCCTGATCAGCCAGATTGTGAACCGTCACACCGTCCTTCCGAGCAATTCCAGCGCCGACCAACTCGTTCTACTCGACATGCAGGGCCAAACTGAAATCTCACAGGCACTGAGGCGGGATGCGCGTCATACCCAAGGTAGCGCCCATAGTCATCCGCTGTTCGACTCAACTAATCAGCATGTGCAGTGGATTCGGACGCATCGTGCGCAGATGTTGCTGGCATTCGAGGATATACGGCAGCAAGGGATCGTGCGTCGGCAGGCAAAAGAAGCGTGGGATCACTACGACGCCGTTTCCAGGCTCGACGCCACGACCAGGGAAGCGGTGAACACCTGGCTTCGGGGGGAGGATCACAGCCTCGGCTGGGACCGGTTCAAAAGAAACGATGTCAAATCTGGAAATCGCTTGAGCACCCACTACACGAACCTTCGTGGAGATCTGAAGACCCCGCAGTCTATAACGTCGGCCCGCGGGGAATATGCAGCAAGCAAACTCCTGATCACCGCGTATGGCACGGACTACCAGATGAAAATGGGGAAGTCCGCAAACGGGATGCGCCCCAATGGAATAGACCAGATTTGGGTCAAACGCGACATGCGCACAGGCAACGTAATTGAGTACCTGATTGTTGAAGCGAAAGGAAGCGTCAACGCGACACTGGGTCATCCCAGCACCGGCCAGCAAATGTCACCCAAATGGTTGTTCTGGTGCCTTATCAATATGGCAAGCAAAAACGCATCGTACATAGGGCCTGAAACGAAGACGGATTTACCTGTAAAAATCCTCAACGCATTAATCAACCCAGGGGGGATTCCCGTTCGAGGCATTGTCTTTCACTCGCTCCACGGATCGGCGAATGAAAGCAAGGTCGTGCAGATGAACGATATCGGACTCTACCAATTCGCGTCTGCATTCGAGAACGCATCGAAGGGGGGCGGACTATTCACCAACGCGCCTACACAACAGTACATCGCGTTTAAGTGACGAGGGGCGGCTCATTTTCGGCTGCCCCTCACCCATTCAACGACATCGGCCTATGGCCCCCGATGGCAGTTGCAAATATTGTTTTCGTGTAGCGGCCGCCGCCTGTTTGGATCTAAACCTGCGAGCGAGCAGAGGCCTGGTCGCGGGTTTTCCAAAGCGATAGCAGCACACCGCCCAGCAGCAAAGCCAGGGTCACGCTCAGGGAAATCACCGGCGCAATCTTGCCGATGATGCCGACCAGGAAGATCTTGCCGCCGATAAACACCAGCACAAGCGCCAGGGCGTACTTGAGATAGGCGAAGCGGTGAATCATCGCCGCCAGAGCGAAATACAACGCACGCAGGCCAAGGATGGCGAAGATGTTAGAGGTGTAGACGATGAAGGGATCCTGGGTGATGGCAAAGATCGCCGGCACGCTGTCCACAGCGAACACCAAGTCGGCACATTCAATCAGCACCAGGGCCAGGAACAACGGCGTCACCCAGAGCACGGACTTCCCACTGGCATCCGCCTGACGGACGAAGAAGCGCCCTTCATGCAAGCGATCGGTCACCCGCATGTGCTTGTGCAGGAACTTCACCAGCAGGTTTTCACTAAGGTCCGGATGGTCATCGATCTTGCTGAACAGCATCTTGGCCCCGGTCAACAGCAGGAAGATGCCGAACACATAGAGAATCCAGCTGAACTCGGCGATCAGCGCCGCACCTAGGCCAATCATGATCGCGCGCAGCACTATCACACCGAGAATGCCCCAGAACAGCACCTCGTGCTGATACTTACGCGGGATTGAGAGAAAGCTGAAGATCATCGCCATAAGAAATACGTTGTCCATCGACAACGATTTCTCGATCAGAAAGCCTGTGTAGAAATCCATCCCGGCATCACCGCCCTTGACCTGCCAGACCCAGACCCCAAACAGCAAGCTGGCCGTGATATAGCCAGCAGACAGCAGCAGGCTTTCACGCACGCCGATTTCTCGATGTTCGCGGTGTAGCACCCCGAGGTCGAAGACCAACAGGCTGATAACGATGCTGATAAAAACGAGCCACAACCAAGTGGCGGTGCCGAGAAACTCGGCAAAAAAGAACGGTTCCAGGGCAGTCATAAGCCCCTCCTCTCAGTGTCGAAGTTGTACAAACTGCAACTCCGACATGGCAGCGATTCGCTGTCAGAGGGGCCCGGCGTTGTGGGAAAAAATTTAGAAAAGCGCGTGGGATTTCTCAATCAGGTAAGGGTTGCAAGGTGTTTCGGTGGGGAGGGTGTTGCTGAGGTCGGAGTGGCGATTGACGGAAATTGAAAAAACTCCAAAGCCAGCTCGGATGATTAAAAATCGCCCCCAAACGCGCATTGCCGCATCTGTCCGGCGTCAGTAGGATTCGGTCATCGCTGACATAAATGGATGTGTATATGGAAAGCATGCCGAGACTGGAAATTGAGCGCGTTGCGTATCAAGAGTTTTTAACTCTTTGGGAACGCGGAACATTCGATAATCAGCGCTTAGGCCAAGCGTTCTATAACCATTTTCGGCTTCATCGTCTGAGCGACCAAACGCGCCTGTTCGGTCTCTATGAAACTGACGGAGATAAGGCCATGACCGCGATCTCCCGCCTGTTCCAAATCAGATAACTCCGACCCCGCGTTTCGCGAGAGCAGGGCCAGCCTTGGGTCAATAGTTGCCTCTCATAAAAGACTGCGTTTGTTCAGAGTGTGTAAACGCTTTTGCGAACCCTTGCTATGATTTCTGAGGATTTCATCGCAGGGGTCGCCCATGAAGCGCTTTATCCAAGGTGAACTCGAGGCCAAGGCACCTTACTTCCGGCTAGCCTCGACGACTACGTCAGCGATACCAATCCGGTGCGCGTAGTCGACGTTTTCGTCGACGAACTAGACTTGGTCAATCTGGGTTTTGAAGGTGGGATCCCAGCCGATACTGGCCGGCCTGCTTACCACCCTGCAATCCTGCTGAAGATCTACATCTACGGCTATCTCAACCGCATCCAGTCGAGCCGACGTTTGGAGCGAGAAGCCCAACGCAACGTCGAACTGATGTGGTTGACCGGGCGCTTGATGCCGGACTTCAAGACCATCGCCAACTTCCGAAAAGACAACAGCAAAGCCATCCGAGGCGTCTGCCGCCAGTTCGTCGTGTTGTGTCAGCAATTGGGACTGTTCGGAGAACATCTGGTCGCCATCGATGGCAGAAAATTTAAAGCCGTCAACAACCGCGACCGCGATTTCACCAGCGCCAAACTGAAGCGGCGAATGGAAGAAATTGAATCGAGCATCAACCGTTACCTGACGGTACTCGATGCTGCTGATCGGCAAGAACCAACAGCTACCGAGCCCAGCGCCGTCCCTAGCTGACCGACATGAGTGACCGTGATCCGTGAAAGCCGTGGTTCATGAACGTCTGCTAATGGCCGATCACTGCCTTTCGCGCCGGACACCCATCATCGGAAAAGCTATATAGCCAGAAGGAAATCGGCCAACCATCCGCCCGCCATGCTGCCGCTCACCAGTCTATCGACGCTTAGCGGTGCCTGCCGTGCGCAACGAGCACGATTCAAAGCCCAACCAGCGAGGCCAAAGGTGATAGCCAGCGTCCAGTCTCCCCGTCCCGAATCTAACGCAGTGCCGCTGACAATTCAGTCCCAAAAAACATCAACGAAACTCTCGATGTTTGTTGCGCATAAACATGTTCCAAGGCGCATGTTTAAAGACATCCCGCGTTACGTCCTAAAGGCTACAACACCTTGCGTCCCTACTTACGCGTGCGTCAGAATCCGCTGGCTTGTG is drawn from Pseudomonas rhizophila and contains these coding sequences:
- a CDS encoding aminotransferase class I/II-fold pyridoxal phosphate-dependent enzyme produces the protein MNQTAQPTHRYTNYRKVISLADQDWQSAEVGKISGLNVEVKTPNVLVDQYGRTFHHFCTTSYLGLDHHPALLDGAMTALWETGTLRVANSKNRCKLAILDRYETQLSELFGASCLSALSCSAASAGILPLLASGVLTDNRPPVMVFDKHAHYSMNHVKAACADETQVITGPHNDMDFLEDVCKRQRNVAYVADGAYSMGGVTDMDSLLYLKQRYGLFLYLDDSHALSAVGQCGAGLVRSRLHAVDERTLIVASLAKSFGASGGLAMFGSERQKTLVQRYGGPSNWSQSLNAAAIGAGIASIRLHRSREFSALQERLQANIRLFDSLIRTEQLGNAMAIRLVTCGEAALANSLAVELADLGYFTSAVFFPVVPQNKAAIRITLRADMETNVIRSFCERITNLLLAHGRDIRP
- a CDS encoding VOC family protein, whose product is MLSGFNHLTLAVTELDPSVVFYSELLQLRLEARWDKGAYLSLPGLWLCLSVDPLRKKGAAADYTHYAFSIRAEDFPVLVARLNAAQVVTWRDNRSEGDSFYFLDPDGHKLEIHVGDLTSRLQACRQAPYAAMEFFTAP
- a CDS encoding sensor domain-containing protein, which encodes MDTRNRAPLASYMDLLLDAVCAVDGQGRFVFVSAACERIFGYTPQELIGQPMIDLVHPADRQRTLDAAREIMDGEPKLNFENRYLHKDGRVVHILWSARWSPADQLRIAVARDITERKQAESRQAALYAISEAAHAAADLLALFKRIHLIIGEWLPALNFSVALYDEQCEQLNFAYHVDDLERQPDGPGSVTKRLCAEVIRSGQPILLTPGCSQLPSGFCDLVAQPNAPCWLGVPLISQNGTIGALIVKSTQDNQRYTEQDKELLQYVCAQLTIAIERQQLHARLQRMAQYDQLTQVPNRELLRERFKAALATARTASGRMALLYIDLDRFKQINDTYGHAVGDMLLQAVASRLQGCVRDTDTVARIGGDEFVVLLHSVQALEDAHHVQEKIRHALTQPLRLDGHCLSIEPSIGVACFPEHGLEDVALFRHADEAMYAAKRQNHKAFDI
- a CDS encoding DUF4142 domain-containing protein, whose product is MSRMATFLRSTSLVVLMGLGVNSAWAQSPAEFINDASAKGMADIEASRMAHGKAESREVKDYTIMVINDRTTANQHLAKIAKKLDLPVAPREEVADKAKTLMPQVPEGESFEAAYAASQVKATEEAIAQIQEQAKTTEVPEIKAFADETLPKLQTHLEMARALQASR
- a CDS encoding SDR family oxidoreductase, giving the protein MSTRREPNQYAMQNPLTQYPRPPFPDQPQSPPGIDQDMVPKPDHGEKSYQGFGRLEGRKALVTGGDSGIGRAAAIAYAREGADVAINYLPSEERDARQVIELIEAEGRKAIAIPGDLKDEQFCVQLVKSAHEQLGGLDILVNVAGKQEAQKDIADITTAQFDDTMKTNIYAMFWICKAALPLMPAGATVINTASIQSYDPSATLLDYATTKAAIVAFTKALAGQVISKGIRVNAVAPGPIWTVLQPSGGQPQEKIPTFGSQVPMKRPGQPAECAPLYVLLASQESSYITGEVFGVTGGNPLP
- a CDS encoding low affinity iron permease family protein, whose protein sequence is MNFAKIAQKLALWAGSPKTFLGALVLLVLWAVSGPFFQFNDTWQLIINTSTTIITFLMVFLIQNTQNRDTDILHLKVDELIRANKNAHDAMLGLESLDLKQLEAMRRHYQAMGEKEAKNLGAEQGLEPKNKIDLNQC
- a CDS encoding type II toxin-antitoxin system HicB family antitoxin: MLYPIAISMGDEKHAWGVEVPDIPGCFSAGDDLDDAMAMAREAIEGHFEILAEDGSPIPSANTVTLHAANAKYAGCTWALVDIDVTKYLGKAQKLNITLPGYLLNRIDEYVLHHPEEKSRSGFLASAALKVLQQGR
- a CDS encoding LysE family translocator, translating into MAELWLFLMALVVVYLLPGPDMILLLQTGARQGKGAALATAVGLGIARGCHVALAALGLSALFKTAPWTFDVVRLAGAAYLLWIGFQCLRTSLLPSFEGAGVEAGRRQWHPAIRRGLLTNLLNPKALLFCSVLLPQFIDPQGGPVLGQFATLGVVLVSVGLLFDSAYALVGVALGRWLQRSPSAQRLQQWLFGSLLIGFAVRLGFVQQS
- a CDS encoding Lrp/AsnC family transcriptional regulator, with product MKLDAFDRKILAALQRDGRLSNVQLAEEIGLSASPCLRRVRMLEEAGVIRGYQAILDRDEVGLGLMIFVGVKVERHNDEQAEAFRQAVTALPEVISAFLVSGESDFLLQVVVPDLRAYDRFLTGRLLKLPGVSDIRSNFAIHTVKTPGALPLGHLPGGG
- a CDS encoding TerC family protein, with amino-acid sequence MTALEPFFFAEFLGTATWLWLVFISIVISLLVFDLGVLHREHREIGVRESLLLSAGYITASLLFGVWVWQVKGGDAGMDFYTGFLIEKSLSMDNVFLMAMIFSFLSIPRKYQHEVLFWGILGVIVLRAIMIGLGAALIAEFSWILYVFGIFLLLTGAKMLFSKIDDHPDLSENLLVKFLHKHMRVTDRLHEGRFFVRQADASGKSVLWVTPLFLALVLIECADLVFAVDSVPAIFAITQDPFIVYTSNIFAILGLRALYFALAAMIHRFAYLKYALALVLVFIGGKIFLVGIIGKIAPVISLSVTLALLLGGVLLSLWKTRDQASARSQV